A single genomic interval of Helianthus annuus cultivar XRQ/B chromosome 6, HanXRQr2.0-SUNRISE, whole genome shotgun sequence harbors:
- the LOC110944851 gene encoding mavicyanin: MTPFNFNMLMFMAMLVAPMALATQHVVGDNDGWSNPRYPEFYAEWASLHTFNVGDTLFFNFTKEAHDVAEVPQEAYDQCHTEGAKVIIKSAGAVKLTSCGAHHYISTRKGDCETHQKVALYVQPSSV; the protein is encoded by the coding sequence ATGACACCATTCAACTTCAACATGCTTATGTTTATGGCCATGTTGGTTGCACCCATGGCCTTGGCGACCCAGCACGTGGTGGGCGATAACGACGGATGGAGTAATCCGAGGTACCCAGAGTTCTACGCCGAGTGGGCATCCTTACACACCTTCAACGTCGGAGACACTCTCTTTTTTAACTTTACCAAAGAAGCCCATGATGTCGCGGAAGTTCCTCAAGAAGCGTACGATCAATGTCATACCGAAGGCGCTAAAGTCATCATCAAAAGTGCTGGCGCGGTCAAGTTGACCAGCTGCGGAGCACACCACTACATCTCTACGCGTAAGGGTGATTGCGAGACACATCAGAAGGTAGCCTTATATGTCCAACCTTCCTCCGTTTGA